Within the Pirellulaceae bacterium genome, the region GGCGACAGCTTGCCGACGGCCAGTGGCTGGACATCACCGAAATGAGCGAAACCGGTGGAGCTGACATTAATTCGACGGATGGCATGGCCTTTGATGCGGATCACGATGGTGACTTAGATCTATTCGTCGCCAACGACGGCCCCAATGAACTGTTCAACAACAATCTAAACGGCACGTTCCGCCCGCTGGCCGAAGCCCAAGGGATCGCTGGTAATGGCGCAACGCGAGAGATTATCGCCAGCGACTTTGACCACGATCGTGACGTTGATCTGATCGCAATCAATCAACACCCCCCCCACGAAGTCTATCGTAACAATCGTCTCTGGAACTACGAACCAGCAACCGGTTTCGACGAATTCATTAAGTCGCCGATCCAAGCCTGCTTGGCAACAGATCGAGATGTCGATGGGCAAGTTGAATTAGTCACTCTTGGCAAATCAGGATTAGCCGTTTGGCGATCCGAGGATCAAGCCAGCTGGCAATCCACTCCGCTGGGCATTGCTCGCACAGATTTAAGCCCACCCTTGGCGACATCCGATCTCAATGGCAACGGAACCAATGACTTGATCGTGTCAACAAACGATAGTTGGCTCGCGTTGGCAGCGGACGGCAAGCGCGAATTAGCAAGATTCCCCAACAAAGCTCCCTGGCGACTGGCCAACCTCGACGCCGCCAAAGGCCCTTCAGTGATCGCGGTCAAACCGGATGCGACCCCGATCGTCTGGCAGCCTGGTCCCGGTCGCCTTCCTTTCATCATGCTCCAATTCACTGGCAAAGAAGATCAGGGCGAACAAATGCGTTCCAACCGTTCGGGAATTGGGGTGTCCGGCGCGGTTCGCATGGGAACCGACTGGGCCGCCTTCGACACATTTCGTGCCGACAGCGGGCCCGGGCAAAGCTGGCAGCCCATCTCGGTCGGCACAGGGGGTCGAGGACGGATTGATTACGTCAAAATGACTTGGCCAGACGGTGTTTTTCAGACCGAACTGGGCTTAACGAGTGGCCTGCGGCATGTGATCGAAGAAGACCAACGTCAGGTAGCAAGCTGTCCCGTGATTTTTGCGTGGGACGGCCAGCAATACCGGTTCATCACCGACGCACTTGGGGTTGCGGGGATCGGATTCAACGTCGGCTATGGCGAATATGGAGATCCGCGTCCTTGGGAAAATCTTCAACTACCGAGTAATCTGCTCAAAGCTCGACAAGACAAGTTTGAGATCAAGATTGGCGAACCGATGGAAGAAGTCTGCTACTTGGATGCGGCCCGATTGGTTTGCTATGATCTTCCACCGGGTTGGCAGATGGTCATCGATGAGAGATTTCACGTTCTCGGTCCTCCACCTTCCGGACAACCGATTTTTTATCGCCACGAACACCTGCCAATTGCTGCGACCAACGATCGCGGCCAGGATCTGCTTGCTCTCTTGAAAACGGCAGACTTTCAGGCTGCCCAACCGGGACAGCGCGATTCTCGCTTCTTGGGTTTGAACAAGGCGCATGACGTCATCTTGGAATTTTCGATCTCACTCGATCAGCCCGATTTATATCTGATGATGGATGGCTGGATCGAATATCCATATTCACAAACCATGTTTGCCGCCTGGCAAGCCGATGCGTCCTACGACGCACCAACGATCGAAGTCGAAGACACCGATGGAGTTTGGCACATCGTCACCGAACAGTTCGGCTATCTGGCAGGTATGCCTCGGCGCGCCCTGCTTCCACTTGATCGCAGTCGGATTCCAGCCGGTGCGAAGAGATTGCGAATCCGGACAAATGTCGAAATCTATTGGGATCGAATCGCCCTGATTCAAGCTGAGACAAATGACACGGTACGAGTCAAATCGATGCCGCTTCGCCAAGCTGTTGTCGACGAAGTTGGCTTTGCCCGTCGCACAAACCTGGCTCAGCATCGCCCACATTACGACTACAATCAACGCGCACCGCTGTGGGACACGCGACATCTCAAAGGCCACTACACCTCCTTCGGTGAAGCGACCCCGTTAGTTACAACCATCGACGATGCGGTTGCCATCATTGGGCCCGGCGAAGAAGTGGAGCTTCGTTTTTCCGATCAATCGGAGCAACTCCCGACGGATTGGTCACGGACGTTCGTGTTGGAACTAAATGGTTGGTGCAAGGACATGGACCTTTACACGCGCGACGGTGCCACCGTCGCGCCACTCCCGCGCCGCCACCCTACAAAGAATCCCGCAGAACTGCAGCAGCGTGACCAACTGCACCAGCAGTTTAACCAACGTTTCCGATCCGGTTTTTAGCGAGTTTCCATGCAATCCGGTCCTTTCAAACATCCCCGGTCGTTTTAAGCATCGAAGTCATGATCAATCCTTCCGTAAAACCAGCCGATCTCCGAGAGCCAAGCGTGGGCCCTCAAGCGATTGAGATTGGTTCAGTTCGTGTCGACCCACCCGTGTTGCAAGCGCCAATGGCTGGCTTCACCAACTATGCCTTTCGGCAAATCGTGCGGGACTACGGAGGCGCCGGACTTCAAGCAACGGAAATGGTCAACGCCAAAGGATTCGTCTGGATGGACGAGACGCGATGTGAACACCCCGATCGGCTCTGGGGTGTGAAGCAAGAAGCCCGTCCATTGGCAGTTCAAATCTGGGATAACGATCCGACCACGATGGCACGGGTCGGAGCGAGACTCGCCCACGAATACGAAGTCAGCGTCGTTGACATTAATTTTGGATGTCCGGTGCGGCAGGTGACTGAAAAGGCCCACAGCGGTTCTTATTTATTGCGTGACCCAGACCGGATGGGAACGATCATCGAGCGCGTGGTGAAGGCCTGCCATCCCGTGCCGGTCACCGCCAAGATTCGGCTCGGTTGTACGCGGGATTCCGTCAACGCCATCGAGATTGCGCAAGTCGTCGAGTCTGCAGGAGCCTCGGCACTAACGGTTCACGGACGAACTGCGGCAGATTTTTTTCGCGGCTCCGCCGACTGGGATTTAATCTCCGAAATCAAGCCTCATCTGCGACGAATTCCGCTGATCGGGAATGGTGATCTCGATTCACCCGCAAAAGTACTGACCGCCTTTGAACGTTACGCAGTGGACGGCGTCATGATCGCCCGCGCTTGTCTCGGCCGTCCTTGGCTTTTCCAACAAGTCTGCGCCGCCCTCAAGGGTCAGCCGATTCCCCCTGACCCCACCCTCGATCAACAACGAGAATGCATGGTTCGGCACTACCAACTAGTTGTCGAGCGATTCGGTGTAGAAAAGGGAACGATGTTGATGCGTAAATTTGCCTGCTGCTACGCCCAAGGCTTGTTCGGCGCCCGCCAATTCCGGACCCAAGTTGGTAAGGTTTCAACCCCGGATGAGTTTTACCAGGTCGTGAAGGAATACTTTCCGCGTGAGCGCCCCAACGGTAAATCCTGACGCTCGAAACCAGCAACCGAACTGCAACCGAACTCGCGTTCGAACCACCCAGCCAAACTTATTTGTAAGTCTTGAATTCTCCCGCCTTATAACGACGCCAATAATCAGCTAAATCCCGTTTGACTTTGGGAGATAACAGCACCACGCCGAGCACATTTGGAAAGGCCATCGAGAGAATCATCATGTCGGAGAAATCAAGCACTGCCCCCAAATTGACAATTGCACCAATAAAGACGCACGTCACGTAAATACAACGGTAAACGACCGTACTCCGCGCGCCGAATAAGCGTTCCCAACATCGCTCGCCGTAATAGCTCCATGAAATGATTGTCGAAAAGGCAAACAGCACAACAGCGACCGCAAGCACATAGGGAAACCATGAGATCTCACGCTCAAAAGCAACCGACGTCAGGGCTGCTCCTTGCAACCCTTGATCGACGACCCAAGGGTCGTAGTCCCAGGCGTTGGTGATCAAAATCACCAACGCGGTCATCGAACAAACCACAACCGTGTCGATGAATGGCCCCAACAAGGCGACCGCACCCTCCCGAACCGGCTCATCCGTTTTCGCCGCACTGTGAGCAATTGCAGCACTACCAACGCCCGCTTCGTTGCTGAACGCGGCACGCTGAATCCCCAAAACCATCACGCCAACGATCCCACCGCCAAACGCCTGACCGGTAAATGCCTGACTGAAAATGCTGACAACCAGCGCAGGAACATCGGTGATGTGCATCATGATGATCCACAGACAAGCGCCAATGTAGACCAGACACATGGTCGGTACGACCTTTTCCGCTGCCGCACCAATTCGCTTGATCCCTCCGATAATGACAAATCCAACAGCCACAGCGAGCACAATCCCGAAGATGACCAGAAATTTTCGCTTGAACCCGGACATTTCTGATACCAACGCCGCCCGCTGCTCCTCCAATGAAGCCAGTTCGTCAAAACTATCCTCGGCAGCAGCAGTCCGAATTTTCTCATTGAGATCGGACAATTGTTGAATCTGACCACTTTGAATCGTGCTAACCAGTTGGGCACCCGACTGATTGGCCTGGAACATGTTTCCGCCACCAAAACTGGCCATAATACACATCACCGAAAAGACGACGGACAAAACCAATCCCAACGGCCCCAACCCCAGCTCCTTGAGCCCCACATGCAGGTACTGCATCGGGCCGCCCAAAATCGTGCCGTCTGGTTTCACCGTGCGATATTTTTGGCCGAGCGTACATTCCACAAACTTACTTGTCATCCCGAAGACACCGCAAGCAACCATCCAGAAGAAAGCGCCCGGCCCCCCTAAGGTCATGGCAATCGTCACACCTGCGATGTTGCCCAGGCCGACGGTGGCAGATAGAGCCGATGCAAGCGCTTGCAAATGAGTCACTTCACCCGGTTCATTCGGATTGTCGTATCGCCCTCGAACAATCTCAACCGCGTGCCGAAATCCCCAAAAATTGAACCAGCCCATGTAGAACGTGAAAAATACCGACCCCGCAGCCAACCAGAGTACGACGATCGGAGCACCACCAAACTTCTCCTTCAGCAGATAGGGCTTACCAGCCACCGAATGCTGAGGGTCTGTCTTCAACCAGCCTTTGGCCGCCAGTGCATCAACCTGGTCCCAAGTCAAAACTTTATCGGGTTTCAACAACTCTCGTTTTCTCGAGATCTGCTGAAATTCCCCCTGGGGATGTTCCGCATTCTTGACCAAAACATATTTGTTCGCTTGGTCGAGCTCGACAACCACGTACTCGACTTGGCGATCACCAATCTTTCCGCGTCGAATCTCATTCGCTTCGTTCCCCAATACAAGCATGCCTCGGGCACCCAAACCATCCACTTGTTGAGGCGTCAGTTTCGCTTCGGGATACTCACCGTTGGGATCGTATTTCTCAAAATCTCCATGACTGCCAACGTCGCGAACATAGTCCTCCGCGTGGTCCATTTGGACGTACTCGCGATCGGTCGCAAACAATCGGCGAAATAAGACGGAGGCAATCGCGTCCACCGCCTTGGCAAATCCGGCGTCAACGCGTTCCATCAAACTCGGCTCAGATGCCGGCTCGATCGATTCAATGGCTTTCGGTGGAGCCACCACGGCTTTCGGTGGAGCCACCACGGCCGCTTGGCCATGGCACACAGACACCATCCAAATGGCAGATAGGATGACGATCAGACAAAACGCCAAAAATTTTTCGTCAACAAGCCTTAACATCCGCGAACTCCTTCCCGCCCGTCCTAGGCGGATTGCGTTTAAGTCTGGACGGTGCTTCTCACACCTCGACCGGCCGTCCCCGTCACCCGAAACCCGCCATCCCAACTGCCCAAACCGGTTCTGGCGGAACTTTTAGCCTATAACTCCTGTTATGTCAATTGTTTACGGTGCAGCACGGGGGCAGATACATTTTTAAAATATCCCGTTGTCTAAAATGTCGAAATGCTTATCATAGACTGGGGCAACCAGCCCGAGAGGTGAAACAGGTACCATGAGCGAGTTAGTTCCGAGCGACGTCACAATCCTCGATTTACTGCGAAAACGTGAATGGATGACGGTCACTGATTTCCGGTCAGCGCTAGGTGTGACCTCGACCGCAGTCCGGCAGCGACTCACCCGACTCCTTGCGCAGGGTTTTCTGCAACGTGAATTGATTGAAACCAACGGTCGTGGGCGACCGAGCCACCGCTACTGTTTGACTCCCGAGGGTCGCCGCCAAACGGGAGCCAATTTCGGTGATTTGGCCGTGGCCCTTTGGCAAGAATTACGTGCGATCGAAGACGTGGAGGTCAGACGCGGACTGCTGCAACGACTCTCCAGTCGGCTCGCCGAGTCCTACTCCGACCAAATCCAAGGCGAGACCGTTCAGGAACGAATGGAGGCCTTGGCCGCACTTTTTCAGCAGCGTCAAATTCCGTTTGAAGTCCAACAGGACGAATGCCAATTACCGATCTTGACGACCTTTGCCTGTCCCTACCCGGAACTCGCGGAGCAAGACGCGACCATTTGCGCCGTGGAGCGGTTGATGTTCTCGGAATTGCTAGGACAAAAAATGAATTTGGACCGTTGTCGACTGAATGGCGACACTTGCTGCAGTTTCCGCGGTTCAGACGGCCGGACGAAAGAAGAATTGAAGTCAAACCAGCGGCAGCAGCTACCGAGCTCCGACCCTAGCCAATAAGGTGCAGAAGTGCAAAGATATCGGGCTCCATTTTGTTCGGTCTGCTGACCTTTACTACTATCCCACAATTACGATTGACAGGACGATTGTCATGACGCGACCTTGGATTGAAGGACGCTTTGAAGAGAACGTGGTGACGACCACCGTTGAGCAAGCGATAAATTGGGCACGACAATCGAGCATTTGGCCCATGACCTTCGGACTTGCTTGCTGTGCGATTGAGATGATGGCCGCTGGAGCCAGCCGATATGACCTCGATCGGTTTGGCGCAGGAGCATTCCGCGCCACCCCAAGACAGGCTGACCTGATGATTGTAGCGGGAACGGTCACCTACAAAATGGCCAGCCGGGTCCAACGACTCTACAACCTCATGCCCGATCCCAAATACGTGATCGCGATGGGTGCGTGCACGGTCGGCGGCGGCCCCTACTTTAAGTGGGGTTACCATGTGGTGAAGGGGGTCGACTTAGTCGTACCCGTCGATGTTTATGTCCCCGGTTGCCCACCGCGACCGGAAGCGTTGCTTGAGGGCCTGATGCGAATTCAGGATAAAATCAATGGTCACCGAATTGCCAAGCAAACATCGGTAGAAGTCAAGGGCTTCCTCGAAGCCGGAGACAAGATGGAAGATGAGTTACCCATCCCTCATCATTCGGGATACGTGAAAGCTCCGGCCGACAAAGATCCGTTGTTGGATCACCAAAAAATTACCGGTTAGGTTACTAGAGGGTCTTGTTATTAGATCCGTCCTGCTCAGAGTGAAGGCAAATGACAGATACGCTTAAAGTCGAAAATCTCCATGTGAGCGTCGAAGGAAAAGAAATCCTTAAAGGCGTGGACCTGCAAATCAACCGGGGCGAGACCCACGCACTGATGGGCCCGAACGGGTCCGGCAAAAGCACGCTGGGCCTCGCTTTGATGGGTCACCCCAACTACGAGGTGACGTCAGGATCAATCCATCTGAACGATTTAAATCTACTGGAAATGGAAGCTGACCAGAGAGCACGAGCTGGCTTATTCATGGCTTTCCAACGGCCAATCGCCATCCCCGGCGTGAAGATGGCTGACTTCCTGCGTCATGCAACGACCAACGTGCGAAACCCGGACAGGCAAGAGGGTGAAGATTTAATCCCGATGCGTGAGTTCCGCAAGGAAATCCGTGACCGCATGGAGCAACTCAAGATTGATTCTGAGTTCGCTCGTCGGTACGTCAATGATGGTTTCTCAGGCGGCGAGATGAAACGAGCTGAGATTCTGCAACTCGCGATGCTGCAGCCGAAGTTCGCGGTGCTTGACGAGACAGACAGTGGGCTGGACGCAGACGCGGTTCTTCTCGCGAGTCAAAGCATCGCAGAGATTGGTCGCAAACAGATCGGACTGTTGATCATCACACACCATGACAAACTACTAGAACACAACCGTCCCGACTTCACCCACGTAATGCTGGGCGGACGAATTGTCGAGACAGGCGGCGTGGAATTAGCAGCTGAGCTGTACTCGAAGGGTTACGACCGAATCCGCAAGAAGTACCCCGAGGCTGATGCCGCCAATCAGGCCATGTTGTCGGAAGAGGCAGAAGCCACCGCCTGATTTCAGGAATCGCTTTGAGAAACGTCCTTCGAAAATTTTTAACGCAGTAGGATCGAAGCTATGGCAACGGATATCACCTCAAAATCGTCTGGGAATATCGGTGAGATTAACAAATATGATTTCCGGACCGATTCCAAAGCCGTCTTCAAGGCAAGGAAAGGAGTCGACGCCGAAATCGTCCAGCAAATCTCCGATATGAAGGACGAGCCGCAGTGGATGCGAGACTTCCGCTTGAAGAGTTTTGAAATCTTCGAATCGAAGCCGACACCCGAGTGGGGTGGCAGTATCGACATCGATTTCCAGGATATCTACTACTACCTCAAACCCACCGACCACCAAGGGCGGAGCTGGGATGATGTGCCCCAGGAAATCAAGGACACGTTTGACAAGTTGGGGATTCCCGAGGCAGAGAAGAAGTTCCTTGCGGGTGTCAAAGCTCAATTCGAAAGCGAAGTCGTCTACGGTTCTCTCAAGGAAGAGCTGTCGGAAAAAGGGGTGATTTTCACCGACACGGACACCGCCGTCAAAGAACACCCGGAATTGCTGCGGGAGTATTTCGGAAAGATCATCCCTCCGTCGGATAATAAATTCGCCGCATTAAACAGTGCAGTTTGGTCGGGTGGGTCATTCATCTACATCCCGAAGGGCGTTTCCATCGACTATCCGCTGCAAGCCTATTTCCGAATTAACGCCGAAAATATGGGCCAATTCGAGCGAACACTCATCATTGTCGACGAGGGGGCTCAGATCCATTACGTCGAGGGCTGCACAGCACCCATGTACAGCACCGAAAGTCTTCACTCGGCCGTGGTTGAGATCGTGGTCAAGAAGAATGCTCGTTGCCGCTACACGACAATTCAAAATTGGGCGAACAACATCTACAACCTCGTCACGAAGCGCGCCGTTGCCTACCAGGACGCAACCATGGAATGGATTGACGGAAATCTCGGCAGCCGTCTGACCATGAAGTACCCGGCTGTTTACATGATGGAACCAGGAGCCCGCGGCGAGATCCTGTCGATTGCGTTCTCCTCGGCAGGCCAACATCAAGACGCGGGTGCGAAATTGGTCCACTGTGCACCCAACACCACCGGACAAATCATCTCCAAATCGATCTCAAAAAATGGTGGCCGAAGCAGCTACCGAGGTTTGGTAAAAGTTGAGAAGGGAGCTCACAACTCCAAATCAAACGTCGTCTGTGATGCTCTGATTCTCGATCCGGAAAGTCGCAGCGACACCTATCCCTACATTGAAATTGCCGAACAAGATGTCTCGATCGGTCACGAAGCAAGCGTTTCTCGTATCGGCGAAGAACAGCTCTTTTATCTAATGAGTCGCGGGTTGAGCGAGGCCGAAGCCAGCACGATGATTGTTAATGGTTTCATCGAACCGCTCGTAAAAGAACTGCCGATGGAATACGCGGTGGAAATGAATCGTTTGATTCAACTGCAAATGGAGGGATCGGTTGGCTGATGCTCCGGCCAGAGAACGATCTACCTGCGATTTCACGACTGCCAATCGATCGACATTCCAACCCGATCAGCGGAAGTTTTCCTTTCAGAGCTTGAGTTTGTACGATGCCCCCAACAACAATGACGGCGACCGGATTTTCCCAAGAAGCTTTCGATGCATTTCTGCAATCGAGAAATGAACCCGGTTGGCTTTCAGACTTGCGTCGCCAAGCTTGGCAAACGTTTTGCGACAAAGATCTTCCATCGCGAACCGAAGAAGAATGGACGCGGACGGATATCCGTCTGTTTAAACTCGCCAAATACGGCATCCCGATGGAGGAATCGACGTCCGCTGCCGCCACATCGCTGCTCGATCAAGGTGTGGATCTTGGTGGCTCGACTTCCACCGTCAATGGCGTTCCAATCACTGGGTCGCAACGCTCAGAGTTGGCGGAGCAGGGGGTGATTTTTGGCAATTTGACCGATCTAATTCAAGAACACGGTGACCTGATTCGGAAGCATCTGTTTCAGCGAGCCGTTGATCCCCACCAAGACAAATTCTCAGCACTTCACGCGGCGTGCTGGACGAGTGGTACATTCCTTTACGTTCCTCGCGGAGTGGTTGTCAAACAGCCCTTCCACTCGCTCTCCTCGATCAACGGTCAAGGAGTGGACCTTGGACACACCTTGGTTGTCGTCGAGGACAATGCGGAAGTGACCTTCTTAAACGAGATGCGGTGCAACCAGGAAAGCGATTCTGGTCTACATTGCGGCGCTACGGAATTGATTATTGGTTCCAATGCGAGCCTCCGTTTTGTCAATCTACAGGACTGGTCCCAAAACGTTTGGCACTTTGCCCACCAAAGCGCAACGGTTGGTCGAGATGCATCCTTACAATGGACCGTCGGCGCTCTTGGTAGTCGGCTGGCGAAGGTAAATCAAACGGTAGCACTGACGGGTCTGGGAGCCGCATGCCAGGTCAACGGTGTGATGTTTACCGAAGGTAAGCAGCACCTGTCCTATCACACCATGCAACACCACGTCGCGCCACACTGCCGTAGTGATTTCCTCTATAAGGCAGCTTTGCAGGATACCTCTCGTACGGTTTGGCGGGGAATGATCAAGGTCGACGAAAAAGCCCAGAAAACAGATGGCTACCAACGAAACGATAACTTGCTGCTCTCCGGGCGAGCCCGTGCTGATGCAATTCCCGGACTCGAAATCGAGGCGGACGATGTACGCTGCACCCACGGAGCAACCACCGGACGTGTGGACGAAGAATTAATCTTTTATGCTCAATCACGCGGTTACACGCGACGCGAAGCGGTCCGCCTAATCGTTACTGGCTTCTTCCAGCAAGTATTCGATCGCATCACGATCGACAGCGTGAGAGATGCCCTTGGACACGCCATCGCACGTCGCGTGCGAGACTACGAATAAACGGATAGATGATGAGCGAATTCGTAAAAGTTGCCGACATCGGCGAACTCTCTGATCCTGGCAAACAACTTGTCGAGGCAGATGATCAACTGTTGGTCCTCTTCCATGTGGATGGGCAGTACTACTGCCTCGATGACGTCTGCACCCACGATGGTGGTCCCCTCGGGGAAGGCGAACTTAACGGCAAGTCAATCGCCTGTCCCAGACACGGTGCCAAATTTAATATCTGCACGGGCAAAGCCGAAACAATGCCAGCCACTGAGGACACACGCTCCCACCAAGTACAGGTCAGAGACGATGGGATCTACGTGAAAGTCAATGACGGATCACCGTCAGAAGCCTCGAGCGAAGTAGTTGAACCGAACCCAGCCAAAACGAATACCAGTACCCACTCGGCAGCAGCCATGCCAAGCCAACCAGCAAAGACCGAACCGACGGCCGGGGGAGAGCCGCCCGCACCGGCAAGCGAGGAGGCTCTGGATGCGACGCCCGTAACCAATCCTTCCACGGCTGCAGAATTCAAAACGCTCAGTGAAGAAGTGGTGTTCGAACAACTCAAAAAAGTGATCGATCCCGAACTTTTCGTAAACATTGTCGACCTGGGACTGATCTATACCGTCGAGCTGAAGGAAAATAGCGAAGGCCAAAAAGATGTCACGATCGAAATGACCATGACGAGCCCCGCTTGTCCCGCAGGACCTCAGCTCATCGCTAACAGCCGTCAGGTGGTTGGTCAACTTAACGGGGTTGCCGAAGTCGAAGTCAAGATCGTCATGGATCCTCCTTGGACACCCGACAAAATGACCGACGATGCGAAAGATCAACTCGGGATCTTCTAGCCGACCTGAAGATTGAAGCGGTTTCTCTCCCAAAGACGTCTCCCGGAGGAGGCAACGGAGACCGATTCTGCGAAATGCAAAATTCGTTGCTCGGAGATCCCGGGGAACGATCCGCAATGTTTGGCATGACTCTCCTCAGCTGCTCGATCAGATGTCCGGCAGACCATTCGGCGGCCAGCGCCCCAAGCCGCTCGAATACAGCTTTCACCCACGTGGTCGATTTTTGCTTAATTTCATTCCCAACCGCTTGGTTGGCACGGTAATAATCCTTTCGGCGCGCCTTATCAAAGGC harbors:
- a CDS encoding iron-sulfur cluster assembly protein; its protein translation is MMSEFVKVADIGELSDPGKQLVEADDQLLVLFHVDGQYYCLDDVCTHDGGPLGEGELNGKSIACPRHGAKFNICTGKAETMPATEDTRSHQVQVRDDGIYVKVNDGSPSEASSEVVEPNPAKTNTSTHSAAAMPSQPAKTEPTAGGEPPAPASEEALDATPVTNPSTAAEFKTLSEEVVFEQLKKVIDPELFVNIVDLGLIYTVELKENSEGQKDVTIEMTMTSPACPAGPQLIANSRQVVGQLNGVAEVEVKIVMDPPWTPDKMTDDAKDQLGIF
- the sufD gene encoding Fe-S cluster assembly protein SufD gives rise to the protein MPPTTMTATGFSQEAFDAFLQSRNEPGWLSDLRRQAWQTFCDKDLPSRTEEEWTRTDIRLFKLAKYGIPMEESTSAAATSLLDQGVDLGGSTSTVNGVPITGSQRSELAEQGVIFGNLTDLIQEHGDLIRKHLFQRAVDPHQDKFSALHAACWTSGTFLYVPRGVVVKQPFHSLSSINGQGVDLGHTLVVVEDNAEVTFLNEMRCNQESDSGLHCGATELIIGSNASLRFVNLQDWSQNVWHFAHQSATVGRDASLQWTVGALGSRLAKVNQTVALTGLGAACQVNGVMFTEGKQHLSYHTMQHHVAPHCRSDFLYKAALQDTSRTVWRGMIKVDEKAQKTDGYQRNDNLLLSGRARADAIPGLEIEADDVRCTHGATTGRVDEELIFYAQSRGYTRREAVRLIVTGFFQQVFDRITIDSVRDALGHAIARRVRDYE